The Eurosta solidaginis isolate ZX-2024a chromosome 4, ASM4086904v1, whole genome shotgun sequence genome includes a window with the following:
- the LOC137247889 gene encoding basic-leucine zipper transcription factor A, giving the protein MSEEHQQEKQQQQQQQMTQQQQHQRQQHMQQQHKCSKDTTTGNSCSSSSSSPTNTASTTTPRKSNIHEMCNQEFVSRLMAATPPYLYSTPVGTNNFFFSDMLRSLVQARNNETARNLQLQQSMVLARRPRKRTWVHHHRPYYEHLRERKEAEEKQQQQQQMQQQQQLTGNAVSAVGGLEKPLELTNKPYFHLANKYRKLDDATTAKDGGTDIKLGRCHTGGVTTPNSSAASATNGSSNGGGAADAVLQDTPPAASLPPQDLVLPPPPPVWYPPLYPPYGIDPLHFFIDLRVSGHIYDRKKGNISPLTSADNSNAPNDSESIEGNASSASLLNKHRQGSAFTVPVPRANDSKSAAAHTLDAINLTSSAMASKFENYTKYYDMGEAKENQPLRKSSATYMLQHLPRLYSQFAARDLIASNAAADVDGSHNLDSDNKSEPDCDADSDGRASVDNSVSLCGNNRERDIDVEIIDSIKYRTDGESSRCSSADDASITQID; this is encoded by the coding sequence ATGTCGGAAGAACATCAGcaggaaaagcaacaacaacaacagcagcaaatgACGCAACAGCAACAGCATCAACGCCAGCAACACATGCAGCAACAACACAAATGCTCAAAGGATACCACAACTGGCAATTCCTGCTCATCCTCTTCATCTTCACCCACAAATACCGCAAGCACTACCACACCACGCAAGTCGAATATTCATGAGATGTGCAATCAGGAGTTTGTTAGTCGTCTGATGGCAGCCACACCTCCCTACTTATACTCAACACCAGTGGGTACCAACAATTTTTTCTTCAGTGACATGCTACGCTCTTTGGTACAGGCGCGTAATAATGAGACCGCGCGCAATCTGCAGCTCCAACAATCGATGGTATTGGCGCGTAGACCACGTAAGCGTACTTGGGTACACCACCATCGACCTTACTATGAACACTTACGCGAGCGTAAGGAGGCAGAGGAgaagcagcaacagcaacaacaaatgcagcagcagcaacagctaACAGGAAACGCTGTATCCGCGGTGGGTGGCTTGGAGAAGCCACTGGAACTTACAAATAAGCCATATTTTCATTTAGCCAACAAATATCGCAAATTGGATGATGCAACAACAGCAAAAGATGGCGGCACTGATATAAAGTTAGGTAGATGTCATACAGGTGGTGTTACAACTCCCAATTCTTCAGCAGCAAGCGCAACAAATGGTAGCAGTAATGGTGGCGGTGCTGCTGATGCTGTGCTTCAAGATACTCCACCAGCAGCCTCGTTACCACCACAAGACTTGGTATTACCACCTCCACCACCAGTCTGGTATCCCCCGCTCTATCCACCCTACGGTATTGATCCGCTACACTTTTTCATTGATCTGCGTGTCTCCGGTCATATATATGATCGCAAAAAAGGAAATATATCACCTCTGACCAGCGCTGATAATAGTAATGCACCTAATGACTCGGAGTCGATTGAGGGCAATGCATCTAGTGCTAGTTTACTCAATAAGCATCGTCAAGGCTCTGCCTTCACAGTACCCGTACCGCGTGCGAATGACTCAAAGTCTGCCGCTGCTCACACGTTGGATGCCATCAATTTAACCTCGTCTGCCATGGCTAGTAAATTCGAAAACTACACTAAATACTATGATATGGGTGAGGCCAAAGAGAATCAACCTTTGAGGAAGAGTAGCGCCACCTACATGCTACAACATTTGCCGCGTCTCTATAGTCAATTTGCAGCTCGCGACTTAATCGCTTCGAATGCAGCTGCCGATGTAGATGGTAGCCATAATCTTGATAGCGACAATAAATCTGAACCTGACTGTGATGCTGACTCGGATGGGCGCGCGTCTGTGGACAATTCCGTAAGCCTTTGTGGTAATAATCGCGAGCGCGATATCGATGTTGAAATTATCGATTCGATTAAATACCGCACCGATGGTGAAAGTAGCCGTTGCTCGAGTGCAGATGATGCATCTATCACACAAATTGATTAg